The Musa acuminata AAA Group cultivar baxijiao chromosome BXJ2-2, Cavendish_Baxijiao_AAA, whole genome shotgun sequence genome has a segment encoding these proteins:
- the LOC103975996 gene encoding probable NAD(P)H dehydrogenase (quinone) FQR1-like 1, translating into MGKGGGCFPSKRRQRGPGIASDKATTVESNAHVPAQEKTEGSAEIVEPAVPPLAVERKLKIFIVFYSMYGHVEALAKQIKKGVDGTEGVEGVLYRVAETLPSDVLEKMLAPPKDPAIPVIAASELADADGILFGFPTRYGCMAAQIKAFFDSTGQLWREQKLAGKPAGLFVSTGTQGGGQETTAWTAITQLAHHGMLFVPVGYTFGADMFKMDELRGGSPYGAGTFAGDGTRQPTEVELALAEYQGKYMASIVKRLNYT; encoded by the exons ATGGGGAAAGGAGGAGGTTGCTTCCCGAGCAAGAGGCGGCAGCGAGGGCCAGGGATAGCCTCAGATAAAGCAACCACCGTTGAGAGCAACGCTCACGTCCCCGCCCAGGAGAAGACCGAAGGCAGTGCAGAGATCGTCGAACCTGCTGTACCGCCGCTGGCCGTGGAGCGCAAGCTCAAGATCTTCATCGTGTTCTACTCCATGTACGGCCACGTTGAGGCCCTCGCAAAGCAGATTAAGAAGGGGGTGGATGGCACCGAAGGTGTGGAGGGTGTCCTGTATCGTGTTGCAGAGACCCTCCCATCGGACGTCTTGGAGAAGATGCTTGCTCCTCCCAAGGATCCAGCAATTCCAGTGATAGCTGCCTCAGAGCTGGCCGACGCAGATGGGATACTGTTCGGGTTTCCGACGAGGTATGGGTGCATGGCAGCTCAGATCAAGGCATTCTTTGATTCTACTGGACAGCTATGGAGGGAGCAGAAGCTCGCAGGGAAGCCTGCCGGACTCTTCGTGAGCACTGGGACACAAGGAGGAGGGCAAGAAACCACTGC TTGGACTGCAATCACCCAATTGGCACATCATGGAATGCTCTTCGTTCCTGTTGGATACACCTTCGGAGCTGATATGTTCAAGATGGATGAACTCAGAGGTGGTTCTCCATATGGTGCTGGTACTTTTGCTGGAGATGGCACGAGGCAACCTACCGAAGTGGAGCTCGCTCTTGCTGAGTACCAGGGGAAGTATATGGCTTCCATAGTCAAGAGACTGAATTATACATGA